The Quercus robur chromosome 3, dhQueRobu3.1, whole genome shotgun sequence DNA segment GCCCGATAGATTTTCAGGTGTTCACACTCCTGGCCTCATCATCGCACAAATAGACAACAACTCtgaggaagaaggagaggagaTGGCCCTGAACAGGAAGAAAGGCCTGCATGAGCTTCTTGCAAATAGGGCTAAGGGGCTGTGCCCAAGGACACCTCTAGGTCCCAGCCTCTTCCTtgtctccccccccccccctacgGTTAACTCGTTTGTAGTGgccaacttgaagaagaaaaggaaggagaAGGAGGTGGCCAAGGAGAGGGAGGTGGTCACCCAAAAGAAGCCTAAGCACTGACCGAGAGATGAATTGGTTTAGAGCAGCGGTCATCTCCGTTaacttctggacctctttgggattccaaGGTGGCTGCAGTTTGTTGATTACTTTAATCTGGTCAGGGTTAGCTTCAATTCTGCGGTGTGTaaccatgtaccccaagaacttcCTGATCTGACCCCAAAAGAACACTTAGAAGTATTGAGTCGCAGCTTATGCCTTCTCAAGATCTCAAAGATATTCCTGAGGTCGTTAACGTGCTCAGATTCCAacttactcttcaccaccatatcatctatgtaaatctcaatgttttttcctaattgtgactcaaacatcctagtcatcatcctctggtaggtagcccctgcattctttaaaccaaaaggcatcaccttgtaatggtaaTTCCTAATAGGAGTAACAAAAACTATCCTTTCTTGATCATCCAAAGCCAAAGATATCTGGTGGTAGCCTCGAAAGGTgtccaaaaagctcatccgaggatgactTATAGTGGCATCCACTAGCTAGTCTATCCGAGGCATGGAGAAATGATCTTTTGGGCAGGCCTTGTTcagatctgtgaagtccacacatacCCGCCActttccatttttcttcttcacaaccacagtattggccaaccattcaaGGTACAACACTTCTTTAATAGCTCCAGCCTGCTTAAGCTTCATTATCTCGTCTTTAACAGCGTCAGAACGATCCTTAGATAAGCGTCGATGTGGTTGTTTTCTGGGGATGACAGATGGATTGACATTCAAATGATGATAGATGGAGCTCGGATCCACCCCTGGAGCTTCGTAAGCATTCCATGCGAACACGTCAACGTTCCTCTTGAGAAAGTCTACcagctcttccttctcttgAGGAGGTAGTTGAGCCCCAACCTAAaaaaacttctccgggtcatcaCTGAAGACTTTGACTGCTATAAGCCCCCCTCAGCACAAGTCAAGGACTCAACTGTGGGTTGATGCATAATTGCAGCCACGAGGCATTGCCTAACCATGGACTGACTCCCTACAAGCTCCTCAATCCAGTCCCCTGATAGATACTTCACTTTCAAATACAGAGTAGAAGAGACGGCCCTtagggcatgaagccaaggtctagcCACAATGGCCATGTAGGGAGAGTATGTATCCACtacaatgaagtccacttcaACCACCTTTGACCCTACTTGCACGGGCAACCTAATCTGACCCCTTAGGATGACAAATTTCCCATCAAAGCTCACCAAAGGTGAATCATAGGCTATCAGTTCCTCAGGCTTTAAGTTTAGCCTTTTGTACAAATCAGGATACATAATCTCTACACCACTGCCCTAGTCTAccatcaccctcttcacatcatacccttATATTCTGAGGGTGACCATCAAAATATCATCGTGTGGCTGGATGGTTCCCATCTTGTCTTCATCCGAAAAACTCAGTGCCGGTCGAATCTCCACTCTAACCCTCTTCGGCTTGGAATTAGACTCCTCGGCTGATAGCCGAGCTATGGACATCACCCTAGAAGGATGAGAACCAGTCCTCCCAAATGCagcaaagatgacattaattgtgCTTAACAAGGGCCTTGAAGAAACGTTCCCCCCAGCCCTTAACCTTAATTGGTCTCCTTATCCGTTGGGCCGATACAAAAACTGCTATAACCTTCTCTCTCTGACCAGTTGCTCTAGATGATTCCACAAAGTTTTGCAGCCCTCAGTGGTATGTCCCTGCTcctggtggtattggcaatgaAGGCTCTGATTGTGCCTCAAGGGGCCTCCTCCTATTTTGTTTAGCCATTTGAAGTATGTCtcgttcttgatcttctccaagaCTTGATGCACTAGTTCTCGAAACATAATGTTATCTGCTTGAAGAGTTGTAGACCCAGATTGTCTAGCAAAATCCCTTCGAGGTCTGTTATTGTTGtagcggtccgacctgaaatccctcatctcttgagggataaccttacATTTCCCCTTTCCTTGCTATTAGTCTTCCTCGACTCTCTTGTATTCATCAATGCAATCCATGAGTCTACGCACACTCCTTATCGGCTTCTTggtcaaggattttctcaaatCATGCTCTGTAGGCAGGCTAACCTTAAAGGTCCTTATAgccacatcatcaaaatcccCATCAGTCTTGTTAAACATCTCCTAGTATCTGTCCGAGTACATTTTCAA contains these protein-coding regions:
- the LOC126719636 gene encoding uncharacterized protein LOC126719636 codes for the protein MYPDLYKRLNLKPEELIAYDSPLVSFDGKFVILRGQIRLPVQVGSKVVEVDFIVVDTYSPYMAIVARPWLHALRAVSSTLYLKVKYLSGDWIEELVGSQSMVGAQLPPQEKEELVDFLKRNVDVFAWNAYEAPGVDPSSIYHHLNVNPSVIPRKQPHRRLSKDRSDAVKDEIMKLKQAGAIKEVLYLEWLANTVVVKKKNGKWRVCVDFTDLNKACPKDHFSMPRID